From Candidatus Amoebophilus asiaticus 5a2, the proteins below share one genomic window:
- a CDS encoding mechanosensitive ion channel family protein, protein MQTSIHMRQLYLLSLIGFFLCFYKVQASNGENIEYDLSSPRATIITHLGTLEEENCNYEVAAKPFLQNNRTIDEAIKLAIGLKDILKEKEIQIDLDNIPQEPNYIDHKAKFHKYQLTDSLPKVYLVKVHNQWVYSEATVKYVEKFYQRNYLLGKKLSLEWIFKHLYRKVFFEIHVWQIVILLLSFLVSIILYRILNFLLRSYSRSLTSSEGYEVINPLVSPFNIFIISLLFGIIIPILKLPRILENRLLIYTRGFLFFLAMVLCYRLADLFSFYIHKKAIEKRTNFNLVLLPMITVCLKVLVIIVGLLVTIQSLGFNIRGLIAGVGIGGLGFALASQDTIKNFFGSLVILTDKPFKIGDHIVADKVDGKVEEIGFRSTRIRTSQDSIIYIPNGKLADTSVDNHGEKQYKRFSTDLAIPHTTPAPLIETFIEGLRKIVEHCPAAREGKYYSYLYNLEDSLFYIKIEVVFSVTDYNVELANRQEILLQISKLAHMLGIPFGAYILRKKSIFDEEAFLANWEIDPNSLKEKLQDFFNNNDNNSITP, encoded by the coding sequence ATGCAAACTTCAATTCACATGCGTCAATTATATTTATTATCATTAATAGGCTTCTTTTTATGCTTTTATAAAGTACAGGCAAGCAACGGAGAAAATATTGAGTATGACTTAAGTTCGCCACGTGCTACTATCATTACGCATTTAGGTACATTAGAAGAAGAAAATTGTAATTATGAGGTAGCTGCCAAACCTTTCTTACAAAATAATAGGACCATTGATGAAGCTATTAAGCTGGCAATAGGATTAAAGGATATTCTGAAAGAAAAAGAAATACAGATTGATTTAGATAATATACCACAAGAGCCAAACTATATAGATCATAAAGCAAAATTTCATAAATACCAACTCACAGATTCCTTACCTAAAGTATACTTGGTTAAAGTGCATAATCAGTGGGTATATAGTGAAGCTACAGTAAAGTATGTAGAAAAGTTTTATCAGAGAAACTATCTATTAGGTAAGAAGCTCTCTTTAGAGTGGATTTTTAAACATTTATATCGCAAGGTATTTTTTGAAATACATGTTTGGCAAATTGTAATCCTGCTTTTATCGTTTTTAGTAAGTATAATATTATACCGTATACTAAATTTCCTACTACGAAGTTATTCTCGATCTCTTACTAGTAGCGAAGGGTATGAGGTAATAAACCCACTCGTTTCTCCATTTAATATATTTATTATAAGCTTATTGTTTGGAATTATCATACCAATTTTAAAACTACCTAGAATTCTAGAAAACAGACTGTTGATATATACCAGGGGGTTTCTATTTTTTTTAGCTATGGTATTATGCTATCGTCTAGCTGATCTTTTTTCTTTTTATATACACAAAAAAGCAATAGAAAAGAGGACCAACTTCAACTTGGTATTATTGCCTATGATAACAGTTTGCCTTAAAGTATTAGTAATTATTGTTGGGCTGCTCGTTACCATACAGAGCCTTGGATTTAATATTAGAGGTTTGATAGCAGGTGTTGGAATAGGCGGATTGGGCTTTGCATTAGCTTCTCAAGATACAATTAAAAACTTTTTTGGTTCATTGGTTATTCTTACAGATAAGCCTTTTAAGATAGGCGACCATATTGTTGCAGATAAAGTAGATGGTAAAGTGGAAGAGATTGGTTTTAGATCTACACGTATACGTACAAGCCAAGACTCTATTATTTATATTCCTAATGGTAAGCTAGCCGATACCTCTGTGGATAATCACGGCGAAAAGCAATATAAACGTTTTAGTACAGACCTAGCCATACCTCATACAACGCCTGCTCCTCTGATAGAAACCTTTATAGAAGGATTAAGAAAAATTGTAGAGCATTGCCCAGCTGCTAGAGAAGGTAAATACTATAGTTATTTATATAATTTAGAAGACTCTTTATTTTACATTAAAATTGAAGTTGTTTTTAGTGTTACAGATTACAATGTTGAGCTAGCCAATAGACAAGAAATCTTGTTGCAAATTTCAAAATTAGCTCATATGCTAGGCATACCTTTTGGTGCTTATATCTTGCGTAAAAAGAGTATATTTGATGAAGAAGCATTTCTGGCAAATTGGGAAATCGATCCCAATTCTTTAAAAGAAAAGTTGCAAGATTTTTTCAATAACAATGATAATAATAGTATTACACCATGA
- a CDS encoding dihydrolipoamide acetyltransferase family protein, whose translation MKELAIAMPKMGESVMEATIIKWLKKEGDEIAEAESILEVATDKVDSEIPAPYTGKLKKILVQVGQVVAVGAPIAIFEVEDTTLLGNGQSISQSKIASQALPATKSFASSDSRPVKHTVQLHERTACPLYDTAGRFYSPLVRYIAQKESLSLEEMENIPGTGKDNRVTKQDLLTYLAHRRSTQRSSSYSNLTIESIQQYAKPGDEIIPMDRVRKIIAERMVAAMHTVPHVTSFVEADVTELVAWREKNKLAFKQKTGIGLTYTPLFVKAVAQAIQKFPLINVSVVGEYIIKRKAINIGLAVALPDGNLIVPVVKNADQLTLSELAICIHKLVHNARHGQLLPDDIADGTYTISNIGSFQNLMGTPIIMQPQVAILAVGSIVKKPAVIETAQGEQITIRHQMYLSHTYDHRVVDGALGGQFAKAVADYLEKFDFAKES comes from the coding sequence ATGAAAGAATTAGCAATAGCTATGCCCAAAATGGGTGAAAGTGTAATGGAAGCCACTATTATCAAGTGGCTTAAAAAGGAAGGAGATGAAATTGCAGAAGCTGAATCTATACTAGAAGTAGCTACAGATAAAGTGGATTCGGAAATACCTGCCCCTTATACAGGGAAGCTAAAGAAGATTTTGGTACAAGTAGGCCAGGTAGTAGCTGTAGGAGCTCCCATAGCAATTTTTGAAGTAGAAGACACAACCTTATTAGGCAATGGACAATCTATATCTCAATCTAAGATAGCTTCGCAGGCTCTTCCTGCTACTAAGTCTTTTGCTTCTTCTGATTCTCGACCTGTCAAACATACTGTGCAATTACATGAGCGTACTGCCTGCCCTCTCTATGATACAGCTGGTAGATTTTACTCACCCTTAGTTCGATATATAGCTCAAAAAGAGTCTCTTTCATTAGAGGAGATGGAGAACATTCCTGGTACAGGGAAAGATAATCGCGTAACCAAGCAAGATCTTCTTACATATTTAGCACATAGAAGGAGTACCCAACGCAGCTCTAGTTATAGCAATCTTACCATAGAAAGTATACAACAATATGCTAAGCCAGGGGATGAGATTATACCAATGGATAGGGTAAGAAAAATTATTGCGGAGCGAATGGTAGCAGCCATGCATACAGTTCCACATGTAACCTCTTTTGTAGAGGCTGATGTAACTGAATTAGTAGCATGGAGAGAGAAAAATAAATTGGCATTTAAGCAAAAAACAGGTATAGGACTTACTTATACACCTCTTTTTGTAAAAGCTGTTGCACAGGCCATACAAAAATTCCCTCTAATTAATGTGTCGGTAGTAGGAGAATACATTATTAAACGTAAAGCTATCAATATAGGCTTGGCTGTTGCTCTGCCAGATGGAAATCTAATTGTGCCAGTTGTTAAAAATGCAGATCAACTTACTTTGTCTGAGTTGGCTATATGTATTCATAAGTTAGTGCATAATGCTCGGCATGGACAGCTTTTGCCAGATGATATTGCAGATGGTACTTATACTATTTCTAACATAGGCTCTTTTCAAAATTTGATGGGAACACCCATTATTATGCAGCCGCAGGTAGCTATTTTAGCAGTAGGTAGTATTGTAAAAAAGCCTGCTGTTATTGAAACAGCACAAGGTGAACAAATTACCATTCGTCATCAAATGTACCTATCCCATACATATGATCATCGTGTAGTAGATGGTGCTTTAGGTGGACAGTTTGCTAAGGCTGTGGCTGATTATCTTGAAAAATTTGATTTTGCTAAAGAAAGTTGA
- the gldD gene encoding gliding motility lipoprotein GldD, which yields MKKKTLKSFSFLFTISVFISILVIFFFKNKVVYLPKPYGYNHIILPTHDYEPLTGKFPYQFEVSKHAVVIQDTSSRAEPYWVNIHYPDFAADIQLTYKPVKNNMNLLRSYLEDAYKLTTKHQVRAYAIEEKVVKMPQGLTAVVVTLSGQVPTQFQFYTTDSTNHFLRGALYFQTALENDSLAPVIDFIKQDMMHLLYTLQWKKAQE from the coding sequence ATGAAGAAGAAAACTCTCAAATCATTTTCATTTTTATTCACAATAAGTGTATTTATTAGCATTTTGGTTATATTTTTTTTCAAAAATAAGGTTGTTTATTTACCTAAACCTTATGGATATAATCATATTATATTACCTACACATGATTATGAACCATTAACAGGTAAATTCCCATACCAATTTGAGGTTTCTAAGCATGCAGTAGTAATACAAGATACCTCTTCTAGAGCAGAACCATATTGGGTCAACATACATTACCCAGATTTCGCAGCAGACATACAGTTAACCTATAAGCCAGTGAAAAATAATATGAATTTGCTCAGGAGCTATTTAGAAGATGCCTATAAGCTTACTACAAAGCACCAAGTAAGGGCCTATGCTATTGAGGAAAAGGTAGTAAAAATGCCACAAGGGCTCACCGCAGTAGTTGTAACATTAAGCGGGCAAGTACCTACTCAATTTCAATTCTATACTACTGATTCAACCAACCATTTCTTAAGAGGTGCCTTGTATTTCCAAACAGCATTAGAAAATGACTCTTTAGCGCCTGTTATTGACTTTATTAAGCAAGATATGATGCATCTGTTATATACCTTGCAATGGAAGAAAGCACAAGAATAA
- the rpsA gene encoding 30S ribosomal protein S1, with product MKEKAENLTWDQNITKLGIDYSEEERKELKKLYEDTLKSVAESEVAKGTVVGINNRDVIVNIGIKSDGLIPLSEFRDTPDIKVGDEVDVYVEEQENSKGQLVLSRKKAKLMKVWETIKDSVENGTILEAFVKRRTKGGLIVDLQGVEAFLPGSQIDVKPVRDFDIFLDKVIDVVVIKINHLTDNVIVSHKAVIERSLENQKTNILSKLEKGQILEGIVKNMTSFGVFVGLGGIDGLLHITDIAWRRITHPEEVLELGQKIKVVVTDFDEERKRISLGMKQLTPNPWEQLPSYIEIGAKVKGKIVNIADYGAFLEIMPGIEGLIHISEMSWSQHLKKVEEVVHIGDEIEAIVLSLDKEEKKMSLGIKQLTQDPWAKEGLEDKYAAGTKHVGTIKNITHFGALMELEEGIDGLLHISDLSWTKKINHPTDMLKLGDKLELLILEFDKENRRLSLGLKQLEENPWETYEKIFQVGSLHLGTITKKTDKGAFVQLPHDLEGFVPKRHLVKENGQEAAFNEQLEFEIIEFSKLNKRIVLALPATLKTSKSTTTKKEFQPRNVGNFISSERTTLGDIEELATLKKQLDAQKELKKSEVAEQQQAKEEDKQKEQESNL from the coding sequence ATGAAAGAAAAAGCTGAAAATTTAACTTGGGACCAAAATATTACAAAACTTGGAATTGATTACAGTGAGGAAGAACGAAAAGAATTAAAAAAACTCTACGAAGACACACTAAAATCTGTAGCCGAATCAGAAGTTGCAAAAGGAACTGTAGTGGGTATCAACAACCGAGATGTTATTGTTAACATTGGCATTAAATCAGATGGTTTAATTCCTCTTTCTGAGTTTCGAGATACGCCCGATATAAAAGTAGGAGACGAAGTAGATGTATATGTAGAAGAGCAAGAGAACAGCAAAGGGCAACTTGTACTTTCCAGAAAAAAAGCTAAGCTTATGAAAGTTTGGGAAACCATAAAAGACTCTGTTGAGAATGGTACAATCCTAGAAGCTTTTGTAAAGAGAAGAACTAAAGGAGGACTTATTGTGGACCTTCAGGGAGTAGAAGCTTTCTTGCCTGGGTCACAAATCGATGTAAAACCAGTCCGTGATTTCGATATTTTCCTAGATAAAGTTATTGATGTAGTAGTTATTAAGATTAATCATCTTACTGATAACGTTATTGTTTCACATAAAGCAGTTATAGAAAGAAGCTTAGAAAACCAAAAAACTAACATACTTAGCAAGCTCGAAAAAGGTCAGATTTTAGAAGGTATCGTTAAGAATATGACTAGCTTTGGTGTGTTTGTAGGCTTAGGAGGAATAGATGGCCTACTACATATTACAGATATTGCTTGGCGTAGAATTACCCATCCTGAAGAAGTATTAGAGTTGGGTCAAAAAATAAAAGTAGTAGTTACTGATTTTGATGAAGAGAGAAAGCGTATTTCATTAGGCATGAAACAGCTTACGCCTAACCCTTGGGAGCAGTTACCAAGCTATATTGAGATTGGTGCAAAAGTCAAAGGTAAGATTGTAAATATAGCAGACTATGGTGCTTTCTTAGAAATTATGCCTGGAATAGAAGGGCTAATTCATATCTCCGAAATGTCTTGGTCACAACATCTGAAAAAAGTTGAGGAAGTAGTGCATATTGGCGATGAGATAGAAGCTATTGTGTTAAGTTTAGACAAAGAAGAGAAAAAGATGTCGCTAGGTATTAAGCAATTAACACAAGATCCGTGGGCTAAAGAAGGGTTAGAAGATAAATATGCAGCAGGTACTAAACATGTAGGTACTATCAAGAATATAACTCATTTTGGAGCACTAATGGAGTTAGAAGAAGGTATAGATGGATTGCTTCATATCTCAGATTTATCCTGGACTAAAAAGATAAATCATCCTACAGATATGTTAAAACTGGGTGATAAGTTAGAGTTATTAATTTTAGAATTCGATAAAGAAAACAGAAGGTTATCTTTAGGCTTAAAACAACTAGAAGAAAATCCTTGGGAAACTTATGAAAAAATCTTTCAAGTAGGTTCTTTACATCTAGGTACTATTACCAAGAAAACTGATAAGGGAGCTTTCGTACAATTACCACATGATTTAGAAGGGTTTGTTCCTAAAAGACATCTAGTTAAAGAGAATGGACAAGAAGCGGCATTTAATGAACAGCTTGAATTTGAAATTATTGAATTTTCTAAGCTTAATAAACGAATTGTTTTAGCACTTCCTGCTACTTTAAAAACCAGTAAGTCTACTACTACAAAGAAAGAGTTCCAGCCAAGAAATGTGGGTAACTTTATTAGCTCTGAAAGAACTACTTTAGGAGATATAGAAGAGCTAGCTACTTTAAAAAAGCAATTAGACGCTCAAAAAGAGCTTAAAAAGTCAGAAGTAGCAGAACAGCAACAAGCAAAAGAGGAGGATAAACAAAAAGAGCAAGAGAGCAACTTGTAA
- a CDS encoding DciA family protein codes for MYHREPTAINQLVKKLIEQSPHRHKLEEASIIDAWYRIMPTIVKRRTEQIYVRQNKVFVKLNSAPLRQELQNTKHQILKMLQPYVIDYTIVDILFTV; via the coding sequence ATGTATCACAGAGAGCCCACAGCAATTAATCAACTAGTAAAAAAGCTGATAGAGCAATCACCCCATAGACATAAACTAGAAGAAGCAAGCATCATTGATGCTTGGTATCGTATCATGCCTACTATAGTTAAACGGAGAACAGAACAGATTTATGTAAGACAAAATAAGGTTTTTGTTAAGCTTAATTCAGCTCCGCTCAGACAAGAGTTGCAAAATACCAAGCACCAGATACTAAAAATGTTGCAACCATATGTTATAGATTATACCATTGTTGATATACTGTTTACTGTATAA